A single region of the Sulfurimonas sp. genome encodes:
- a CDS encoding HD domain-containing phosphohydrolase: MKTSRALDATETLELIFIYLTEVTSLRDYDEIIMVLADMGRALTSSDRCTVWVVSDDKKTIWTKVAHGMDAIELPIDSGLVGHTITTGEKIILDDVYKDERFNREIDKKTGYRTKSMMVIPMFDRDDNIIGAFQVINHQGEEGIFEKRDMERLMLASTYAAETLVSAKLTEEIEDTQREVVFTMGAIGESRSKETGNHVKRVAEYSKILALAYGLDQDEAELLKQASPMHDIGKIAIPDAILKKPGRFDADERKIMETHAELGYNMVKNSERKLLKAASIVAYEHHEKWDGTGYPRGIAAEDIHIYGRITAIADVFDALGSDRVYKKAWEDERIFNLFKEESGKQFDPKLIDLFFENLESILEVRDNFKDTYKEEVKEVQESANQIQVLGAYGTKAPGFGTSAFLLNRSNVIDAGNLLRPLKDDSIYIENIWLTHSHLDHISDIAYILDNYFSERTKTLNIIGLPETLNVLKEHFLNNNIWPDFSKIPLVHSQMMAIQYKEIELGKAYEIGDGEYIEAFATDHTVPSCGYIFKKDDSSVLITADTFDMTNIYKIINSRKDIKSVVFECSFPSTMEHLAITSKHLTPKFLFESFKNLKRDDISIFINHIKPAFLNTIAKEIGDLSTEFCPKILKDEDFIKF; this comes from the coding sequence ATGAAAACTTCTAGAGCACTAGATGCAACAGAGACATTAGAACTTATATTTATTTATTTAACTGAAGTGACTTCTTTGCGTGATTATGATGAAATTATTATGGTTTTGGCAGATATGGGGCGTGCACTTACATCTTCTGACAGATGTACAGTATGGGTTGTTAGTGATGATAAAAAAACTATATGGACCAAAGTTGCTCACGGTATGGATGCAATAGAGCTTCCTATAGATTCAGGACTTGTAGGTCATACAATTACAACAGGTGAGAAAATTATCTTAGATGATGTATATAAAGACGAGCGTTTTAACCGTGAAATAGATAAAAAAACAGGTTACCGTACAAAAAGTATGATGGTAATACCTATGTTTGACAGGGATGATAATATTATAGGTGCTTTTCAAGTGATCAATCATCAAGGTGAAGAAGGTATTTTTGAAAAAAGAGATATGGAAAGACTTATGCTGGCATCTACATATGCAGCTGAGACTCTTGTATCTGCAAAACTAACAGAAGAGATAGAAGATACACAACGTGAAGTTGTTTTTACAATGGGTGCTATTGGTGAATCAAGGTCTAAAGAGACAGGTAACCATGTAAAGCGTGTTGCAGAGTATTCAAAAATACTAGCACTTGCATATGGTCTAGATCAAGATGAAGCTGAACTTTTAAAACAGGCTTCACCTATGCACGATATAGGCAAAATAGCTATACCAGATGCAATTTTAAAAAAGCCAGGACGTTTTGATGCAGATGAGCGTAAGATTATGGAGACTCATGCTGAACTTGGTTATAACATGGTTAAAAACTCTGAACGCAAACTTTTAAAAGCAGCTTCTATTGTTGCTTATGAGCATCATGAAAAATGGGATGGAACTGGATACCCAAGAGGAATCGCAGCAGAAGACATTCATATTTACGGTAGAATAACTGCAATAGCAGATGTATTTGATGCACTTGGGTCTGATAGAGTTTATAAAAAAGCATGGGAAGATGAAAGGATATTTAATCTCTTTAAAGAAGAGAGCGGAAAACAGTTTGATCCAAAGCTCATCGATCTATTTTTTGAAAATTTAGAAAGTATACTGGAAGTAAGAGATAACTTTAAAGATACATATAAAGAAGAGGTCAAAGAGGTTCAAGAGAGTGCAAACCAGATACAAGTCCTTGGAGCTTATGGAACAAAAGCTCCCGGTTTTGGAACAAGTGCATTTTTACTAAATAGAAGCAATGTTATAGATGCAGGAAATCTTTTAAGACCTCTAAAAGATGATTCTATATATATAGAAAACATTTGGCTTACCCATTCACACCTTGATCATATAAGCGATATTGCATACATATTGGATAACTATTTTTCAGAACGTACAAAAACATTAAACATAATAGGACTGCCAGAGACACTTAATGTTTTAAAAGAACATTTCTTAAATAATAACATTTGGCCAGACTTTTCTAAAATACCTTTGGTACATTCCCAAATGATGGCAATACAATATAAAGAGATAGAACTTGGTAAAGCTTACGAAATAGGTGATGGTGAATATATAGAAGCATTTGCAACGGATCATACTGTTCCATCATGCGGATATATATTTAAAAAAGATGATTCATCTGTACTTATTACAGCCGATACATTTGATATGACTAATATATATAAAATAATAAACTCAAGAAAAGATATAAAATCTGTTGTATTTGAATGTTCATTTCCATCAACTATGGAACATTTGGCAATAACTTCTAAGCATTTAACACCAAAATTTCTTTTTGAGTCGTTTAAAAATTTA